The stretch of DNA ccctcccaaggaagaacagggcttggcggcgtcttcgcatcgtaaaacgcgataaatccttctctctgatttttttctccccgaacgtgaatatatggagttgaagttaaggtcggtggaggtccagggggcccacaaggatgggtggcgcgcccccacccttgtggccagggtgtgggcccccttcacttgattctttcgccaatattttttattaataccaaaacttatctccgtgaagtttcaggtcattccgagaactttttattctgcacaaaaataacaccatggcaattttgctgaaaatagcatcagtctgggttagttccattcaaatcatgcaagttagagtcaaaaataagggcaaaagagtttgagaaagtagatacgacggagacgtatcaggcagcgCCTCGAGTCCTGTGAGCCGGTTTGTGTCCCATATCTCACTCTACCTCGCAGCTTCACTCTGAGGGGCTCAGCCGCCCGCCAGACTTGAGCTACATGTAATTGTACACATGCATGACACCGGCAAAGATTTTTATTAGGTTTGACGCTGCATGTAATTGTATAGATTTGAGAATTCATAATTTAAAGTATCTGATCATGAAAGAGGGTAATTGAGGTATCCGGTTGTGGAAGAGGAAATTTTAGATGTGATTGGTCACTCTCCATGCGACGCGGAGCCAGATTTGGTATGGGCGTGTTTGGCAGCCGTAGTGACTGGGCATGGCTAGCTCAAGTCTGGCTCCCATGAGGCTGGCTGAGCAAATGCGGCCTCTAAACCAACATCTGCAACCTGTTTGGTTGCCAGCATTTAGTTCTCACGCATTAGGGGCTAGCTTAGCACACGGTTTTTGGTAGCCCGCATTATCTGAACTCACACATAAGCCCGAAGTTTGGTTGCATGCAACGCCTGTTGTCCGATAACCTCTTCGGTGTGGTGGTGAGGTTACCTGCACACATCAGCATCAGGAAGAACAGACACAACAAAacatagtagtactagtagttataaATATTGTGGCACACATAAATGGACAAGTTCAAACGCAAATCAGTTCGATATTTAACTAACGCAACTGGAGCATACGAGGGGCTGTCCTAGGCGTTCACGGCGAAGGCGGCGTCGTGCCTCCCCCACCTTGTCACCACTTCAATGTCATCGTCATTGAAGACGATGACCTTCAACATGTCGGGTGTCAGCAGCTTGAAGGTCACCATGAAGCCTATCTTGATCTGATGGATGGCGGCgaaggtggcccaaccctgatctTGGGTGACCCTGCCATTCAACAGCCGGACAGTGACCTTCTAGAAGCAGCCGCTATTTGTCTTCAGCTTGAACTCATGCGGCACGAACGGGAAGTGCCTCGTGAAGTCCAACGGCATAGGTATGGCCTCAAGCTGGGGGGCCAGGATCACCTTGTAGAAGGTGGTTGGCCCTCCCACCTCATGGTAGTGGCCGTAGTTCCGACGCTTGCCGGTGGGGCACCTCCGACACGTCGTCATCCGTGCCCGGGCTTTGGACGTGCGTCACCTCTGAGGGCGGCACCTCATCCTTGCCCTTGTCCTGCTCCTTGGATGGCACCACCTCCTTTCCCTTGTTCTCTGTGTCGATCTGCATTATGAAGAggttcaaatgttgggttagcatcTGCATTATGATGTTGCAACATTGCTATTAAAACCTATGCTTGTGTGCCCCTTTATTAACCCAACTTGTTGGTCACCACTTACCCAGTCTCCCACTCTTCCTCCAACCTAACGCCATGAACCCCAAACCCAACCCCAATgccaaccccttcccttggggCATTGGATGGATGGCTTTCTTCCTAGGGTGCTCACTGGGTGACCGCACCAAGTTTAAGAACACCATGGAAGTGTGCTCAAACTTTTTTTTTGCGGATAAGTGTGCTCAAACTTCAGTAGCATGGACGAGTTGCACAAAGAGTCGGACGTTGTGGTGAAGAAGGTGACCTCGGAGGAGTTGAAGACACTGATTCCTGACCCAGCGAAGGGTGCTATGTCAGTCGACATACTTCGCTAGGCCATGAATCAGGCTGAATCTGACGACGCTGGACAAAGAGCAAAGTGGCCAAGTACAGACAATACCGGCATCCTCATGACCATCGTGTTGGCGTGTACTTCACCACAAAAATTGTGCCTatggaaggggaagaagaggatgcGTGGCGATGATTGTGAGGGCGCCGGAGCCAGGAAACGGAAGCATGCCAATCGAGGTggactccgacgaggaagaagagacGGTGGTGCAggagaagaccaagaccaaggccaCCCGCTGCTCCAATCGCCTCGAGGGTGCCCAAGGCTAAGATCCGTGCGTACTATGTAAGATGAACCCTAATCCCCATTACTATTGTACTCAATCCGGATCTGAAACCTCACATATGTATCGGAAGTCATGACGATGTTATGGTCGCTTCTATGGTGTTTACCCTGATTCCCGGTTCCCCTATCGCGGATCGAATCAATGCGATGTAGTAGCGCGAGGAGGGGGGAAATAGCTTACCGCCATTGCCGAAGTGCTGCTGCTGCGGATGTCAGTGAAGGTGGTCGGAGGTCGACTTGCCGTTCTTCGATCTGcttcaccgccgccgtcgccgccgtcggtAAGAGTGGGGAGAGGGGAGAGCGAGCGATGAGGGAAGGTGAGGGTAATACTGTCGGCGCTTCGGGAAGCAACGCAGCTTCTGGGGTGGCTCCTCGCATGCAGCCCCCGTCGCCCACATGCCTCGCTCGGGCCTGACTCGCGAGAAACTACCGATTCGAGCGTAGCTCGCGAGCCTGACTCGAGAGTGCTTTAAAGTTCGTGTGATATAGGCTGAACGGTGTATTCAGGCCAACCAAACAGTCCAAACTCTTCTCACCCAGACCTGGTTGGGCCTTACGCGGGCAATCAAACGTGCAGTGTATCGTGCTGCTGTCATGTACACCCATTGCAATGTCGTCATGAGGAAGTGAGGAAGCATGTTTGTTTCAGAATAGGCCAGAAGAAATAAGGTTCTAATTATAAATGGCCAAGAATTCCCAACTTCCAAGCCCTCCGCAGTCCGCACCCGAGGTCCCACAAGATTTCCACTTCCCTCTTCCTCCATTCGATTCTTCACACCGCTCACCCCGCcgcttcccttgcttcctccgcccatggccgccgccaccgccaccacttcCTCATCCTCGTCCACCCCCAAGAACCCTAACCCTTTCAATCTGCCTCCATGGCTCCGCTGCCCCCTCACCTTCCTctgcccgccccctccccctcccccgccgccccctcccccgtcGCCCCCACCACCCCCGCCCCCGGAGCCGACGGTGGTGGCTCCAGCGCAGCGGTACAGGAGGCCGGGGCTGCGGGTGACCACGGAGTACGACAGCGAGGAGGCCTTGTTTGCGCACAAGGTGTCGTGCAAGCTCGCGGGGGGTCTCGCCAAGCTGCGGCTGTCGTTCCAGAGCGACCAGCAGGGCCACGGAGAGGACCCGCGGCAGCTCTTCGGGGCGCCGGTGCTGTCGTTCGTCACCAAGCACTTCTCCGCGATGTATGACGTTGAGGGCCGCAACGCGCTGCTCCGTGGTAACGCTTCGCTCCCCGGTGGCGCCGTCCAGCTTCGCGCCTCGCACGATGTCAAGGTATTATAGCGCTTCTATATTGAAATTGCACCTCCATTTCAACGTTGGTTAGTTACACAATTCTCGTTGACGGACCTATGATGTCTGTGTCTGCGTTTATGTTACTTTTGACGATGGAAAGTGTATCTGTATTATTCTGTTCACTCACTGATAAAGTTTCACACCTTTAGTCTTCTGAGTTTAAACTGCTACTGGTACCTACATAGTTCTTTTTTCGTTATAATAGCACTTGTTATATTCCCAGGAGCAAGAAGGAGAAGTTTCAGTAATAACTAGGTTGGGTGATCCGTCTTATAGACTTGAGATATCATCTTTGGTGCCTTACAGTGGTTTGGTGAGTACACACATACTCCTACATGTTTTCTTTTTCTATGTTCTGTGATTGGAATAAATGTATTGTGCTGTTGAGCAATTCCAACAAGGTTCATTTTCTACCTTAAAATACAAATTTGATCATTGTTAGCACAAAATGTATTATAGTCGTCACTCCTTTATTCCTCAGAAATTATTTATGCCACTTGAGATAAAGTAGTATAATTTGCTAGCATATTGAAAAGATTGAATAGTCGTAAAATGTTTGCGAAAGTTGGTCTGAAAGTCCATGTTATTTAGTAAGTTACAGCTTACAACTGTACTCTATTGTTCTACTCATGTATGCAGTATAGCGTGCATGATCTTTGAGGCCGCCTATATCCAGATTGTCGCTCCTTTAGGTGCTATTTCAGATTTTAAACATTAGCTATTGTATTGAAAACATTGAGCGGTCGTATAATGTTTTTAAAGGTTTTATATGAAATCATGTGCTATTTGTTTCATTGCTATATTTGTTTATACTCAGTAGACTATGTGTCCTAAGCTGGAAGATGTTTTTGAATGCTGTAGACATATGTTCTTAGCAACAAGAATCTGTGCATATTTCCTAGAATTTGGAATAAAACTCTGTCAACTGTTTAGTTAACCCTGATACCTGTGCAGCCAAGAGCAACACTCCACTTTCCAATTGGTCAAGTTTCAGTGGAAGAGAGGACAAATGAAGAAGACCAAAAAATGTTGTCAGTGTATGGGATTGCGAAAACTGATTTTTTAGACGGCATTCTTACTGCTCaatacaatgaaaatgatttgaatctAAGATATTGTTATAAGGTGAATTATGTCTAATGTTGTACTTTGTTCAGTTTTCGGACCTTCTGTTTTATCTGATTCGATTTGTCCATTCTCTATGGCAGGACAATGAATTAACTTTAGTTCCCAGCGTCTCCTTGCCTTCCAATGCAGTATCCCTAGACTTCAAAAGGCGTTTTGGTTCTTCTGATAAGTTAAGGTCAGCATACTGTCTTTGTTGCTTTGCTCATTAGCATATGTATCCACCGACCATTTCTTCTCCCGAAATCTCTACAGTATTAATGTGTCTGGTCTTGAATCCTCCAAGTTTCTATGAATACATGTGCGAATTGAGTTCTCCACGTTTTTATGTAATTCTGTGCACAACATCCATCAAGATTCTGCAATTGTCGAGCATGTTCATAATCCTACCTTCAGGGGCTCCTATGTTAACAAGATGACCTGGACAGCAGGGTACTCATGAATCTTAATACTGCAAAATGCAACATGTTCTGTGTGCCTTTTTTGGGATAGAGCAGTGAAGGCTATTGTGTTAACTGCTCTTAACTTTGGCATACTTAATTAATTGTGTATAGTAGTTTTCTTCTCTCTAGAAATGTCAGATATTGAGATTCACTTTGGTTAGTCTATTTCCTACAATTATTTGACATATAGTTCCAGTTTATAAGGAGGACTTGAACAACATGTTGCCAAAGTAAAACTTTAACCAAAGTATGAAATATAGTCTGCAAGTAGGCAAGAATCTGTATTGGACATACATCTTATGTGTCTTTTTAAAGTTAGTTTATTTTCCAGTGAATCTTTCTGTGCTGATTTCTCTCTTCCTTTCAGctatcattttaactttgacactgATGAATGGAATGCTGTTTATAAGCATACAATTGGTAAAAATTATAAACTGAAAGCTGGTTATGATTCAGAGGTGCGAGTTGGATGGGCTTCCATCTGGGTATGTACATTTTGGCAACTCAGTTTTGCTCATCATCCTGTCTTACTTACTATTGGAGTATGTGAATTAGAAATAGGCAGAATTAGCAACTCACTTTTTGCTATCCCTTAATGGTTGCATGTTAAAAATCCTGATTCGTCTGAATATTTCAGCTGGGTTTGTCAATTTACTATGTCATATTGAGCAGAGCTCTAATACTTCTTTTCTTAACATTGACATAAGGATCGTGTCTGCCTGTCTGGATATGTAGCTTTTACCTAATTCTGAACCCTGGAATACGCGAGCTTGCTAAGTTTGATTGTTGTTTTTGTTACCTGAACCATCCTTGTATAGCATAAGCACATGTTATTGAGAGAACGATCATTAGATACAGCAATATTTCATGTACTGCATGTTTAAAATTCGACAATTATGATTGGTATTCCATTGAGGCATGTGGTAACAGAGCTGTTTGAGAGTATTTTAAGACTGTAACAGAGCTTTGTTTTAACACTTATCTCTGCAACAGTCAAAGCCTGACTTCACATCATATATCCATTTGAACTGTCAAATCATTCGTCTTCGGTTTAAAAAATGCACGACCTTTTTGATCTATCCATGAACCTGAACACATAGTTTTGGATGTTAGGCTGGGCAAGAAGAGGGTAAAGCAAAGACTGCACCTATGAAGATGAAGGTTCAGCTTATGCTTCAGGTTCCCCAGGATAATATTCGCAATCCTTCTTTACTATTTCGAGTGAAGAAAAGGTGGGATCTGTAGAGTGGAGGCATTCCTCTGATACATTGCCGGGTACCGAGGCTTGGCCTGACCTATTCTTGTAAGGTGCATATGTCATCAATGGATACACATTCTGCAAGTCGTGCTATTTTATCATGTATTTTGGTTTATTGTACATAATGGCCACCAGTCCACTCTGGCTTCATGTAGGAAGTTAGTGTCTCATAATTTATTTATTTCTGGACCAAGCTTCCCTAGTATGGATGTTGTCACTGTAGTTGGTAATTCACAGATTCAATTGTGTCATTTTTTAACTTCGTAATTGATAGAGATTGAGCCGAGGCTAAGGGTGCATGCCCATGGTACCGTGAACTGGAACTTGACCTTTGGCTTAGTGCAATGTGAACGACAACAAAGCCTTTCAATTTCAAATAAGTTGGGGTAGGTTAGAGTTGAAACCCATACGATATCGGAATTTAGTCATGGTTTTGGCACTTGGATAACTAACTTTCTACGGACTGGTAGTGTCAAGTTTGGTCTACCCTGACCtcaggggttgtttggtttgtgactaactttgtcaAAGATtgtcacacctaaggttaggcaagtttgaccaacttaggtgagtgtttggttcaagccacaccttaggcaagccacacttgaaccccacatggcatacacacaaaaagtgtggcaagattcctttAGGCTTGTCAACTTGTGGCTCTTATTTTGATGAACTAATCTTAGTTAAGTTTGGCAAAAATATATGGTAAAGTATGACAATGCTAGTCCTAAAATCAAACAGCCTCTA from Triticum dicoccoides isolate Atlit2015 ecotype Zavitan chromosome 6A, WEW_v2.0, whole genome shotgun sequence encodes:
- the LOC119317069 gene encoding outer envelope pore protein 37, chloroplastic-like; translation: MAAATATTSSSSSTPKNPNPFNLPPWLRCPLTFLCPPPPPPPPPPPPSPPPPPPPEPTVVAPAQRYRRPGLRVTTEYDSEEALFAHKVSCKLAGGLAKLRLSFQSDQQGHGEDPRQLFGAPVLSFVTKHFSAMYDVEGRNALLRGNASLPGGAVQLRASHDVKEQEGEVSVITRLGDPSYRLEISSLVPYSGLPRATLHFPIGQVSVEERTNEEDQKMLSVYGIAKTDFLDGILTAQYNENDLNLRYCYKDNELTLVPSVSLPSNAVSLDFKRRFGSSDKLSYHFNFDTDEWNAVYKHTIGKNYKLKAGYDSEVRVGWASIWAGQEEGKAKTAPMKMKVQLMLQVPQDNIRNPSLLFRVKKRWDL